A genomic stretch from Bacterioplanes sanyensis includes:
- a CDS encoding hemagglutinin repeat-containing protein produces the protein MAIISQSFTNHTNSDQGQLTSAGELQLDVSSTVELQGTVESAGAVSMNLGALDLHSNANIRSASGNSSIQVAGNANIEGQVLLSGASQVSASNLSNTGHIQASQLGVSVANTLNNSGKLVTDSIGVNAATITNSGQLHANQQTTLSAVNINNTGTLTSAQQMSLNAAGGTLSNSGTVNAVQLNASANRINTGAGSLINAQSANLTASQIENRGTLNQAQGAGQFTLSAQSIANLGASALMDITRGVVQTADLRNEGTLVSEGGSDSGQLNIQGLETLENSGQLFVHTDLSVAEQLSNSGKIQVNNLSAQSLSSFENSGDVRAKEVLQLGSQSTLNNEGNLLAKELELISQSQVMNSGLMRADTKLVIDGQRIQNMDGGEISTTNDQATLELTANQTAINRGNIIAKGDIDMNVAHFDNRGNMTATQTGTLKLDSLDNSGYIYGKDIVVGSQTQYITEDGLANSQGASGSSVTGLVARNSLTMFVRGLLQASYHSKLINLNSDQDLQVAGSIMADDALNIDAKGLTVMDTGTISINGGQPESVWKLDGDLMNQGSITSTADLNITAKQFSNEANVATNGLLSVKVDNLINSDAGVLSGVAGVSISGESDWAQSLLNEGSIISGSTLDIESKIISNRSKISAKGGYWNFDELNNAEEATIVNIGSHVIGSSASRAGSIRNSGVIFSIDASYFIEDLINSNTVYSLNGLVVDSAGTGHEDGGIVNKGDSWIGTSGGLSLVTTTSLTNLGTIKAGAVDSVIGASVINNGDGSSHVGTISSDGNLTLDASQFNNYGYRDSSAVKAYFDKVISYSYASWTKGDPSDYYWQHKVGFAYGEFEKTNHRSAVFSGGDLIFEGSVLNKSSDISSQADLTVAGSVNNVSDVFSVNYSQAEFLRDTNNNKVKTKNYFQYLSKYRHNAQPEDQDYDVFLHVTDNIYRNPSSGTNDSPSNYFFRGPWAIDESNSWGAISVTNMGSATLENPFTVAVISAKNGNFNWGGSLSNNGYIASRNFSSARNDHVPGMGGVGSGADQKLGEDAETVEEESIDYGDAPEQAEAQDVDTNAGHSGSDAASGTTDNEVADIDQIGVDMPADSPDFSNGVSGPNIIDLGRVPESALVLLNVPGSGFSYEDLNALSLGGDKDPDELSSDEALRAMLASLGQRQGNNQGVINDGQKNPFELSTPTLYDLPDEVRDMVLSALNYDPNPYSALENLSDAQRPEVSAEPLYNPIEEAELIRQAAMRQSGAAYFSNEWTSAKQQRDAMFNNTMDYLAANNDLTLGDALTAEQIAKLEAPLLWYTRINIGGQEKLVPTAYLPEATLAQMTVPTAGTIDADTMVLSGIDEFANTGAINVSGHASIDANTFRNERLVQSLHGVDSEYTIVDEGAAINAGSLAITTTEDINNIGGSIKTDGNLILDAGGGINLTAIETREYNKSGKNIDERNGYVTSTIEVGGNAELLAEGDINSQAASVSVEGDLDLDADNINLLGVTEREYTQRHTEKSGRFSSSKTTEQWETQTFKGTTFDVGGNTRMTAENDINMVGTTIEGDGNIGLKAGNDVLITAGISQESYSKEKSGKGVVTTSGQQKGHITQTAVGSNLHAGGNLTIDSDGGDVSILGSTLRAEENLLLGDMKIQRDETGAPILDENGQYITEDGESIANLTIGSVELKDEEWNEKQSGLKGPLKKLAQVAAFTLSATGAAQQMQALGIDTEITIARSESERTETTHHAGSKTTAGGNLVARLDDHLQVNGSEIGADGSGLLHSKSATYDTTVDTKTTTEQRSEESVSADRMALTKDEATIASATHTDHTETKTTVEQTANVTKLNFGGGLSSNTVEDTEFNGVLADIGGDASITGGNVRFGSASTTNSTVSEEETVETSYSVGVRNAYVDTAYAAEAVADATSAVGDAKDALDDAKRRVKDGTLAQSALDDYRANLAAAQAQLANATIALGAAGATAAGSTATGGFYASAGVNRSETSKQSSESHTTQHGSEFKIGGNAIITARDGGAIDLIGSSLDVGEHLSLDADDVNILASANESRSDSSEQSRSAGFSVSTSGAEGASAAQQMAAASGSANVNMQNSDSDSSSKTYNNSSIKAGSFSSTSKNLHLAGANVEITGDIDIITDNLVVESLQNESRSSHSSEGGGFSASSGGGGTVSYNNTDGSSERAWTDNQTTLIGGGNVNINAKNTEVHGAVVANAVRNEDGSLTDLGNLNLITDELTVTDLQDTDVSESSGVNLSVSVSSGKDEKGEHQLSSNSTTVGLTNQGHRKEQTTAGTLGGGTITRRDGSEHELGDTNRDLDQRQVVTLDQQTGGLNATVTVDHRLLSEEGRNEIKKTFVDTSQHVQEIAQAADDLTSTDIDTLAALNKVDEYATNRKVIAEKAADEAEQNKLRGDEGAEGSQEGLQELSNALTDAHGLEQGAEVALYDGSQVNDDTVAIDKTAVNKSEVAGAYHERDQGIYVNVDKTDMTDSTATVTTLVHEQTRHQMAENGDTGRLSRDDQTTLAHAAGERAGDAWEAYSDLAGVSTKGGSTAAQWRETQRHSAAVQQGTQNMAAINNNELKARQLNANEASMMDQARAAIDNSGLSDAEKAAQKSRLDDLACAEVQCAAGVNSNDPRYGELVAKQERGEAIKQNDNTDIIDMMGDLGVETVAQEETTIKNSFLGTDRVVTSEEQQFEYGLADKADDALGAQEHITAKVDGLVQVAGGVAGTASGAAMTVGGIATCAPSAGVGCGIATAGVGVIALSGNEVTEGVNKLRADHQFGNGQRVLDSFSSETHQGEHSPIEDLAVSAGTSAALVLTSKVGGRYVDDVVDAVSDKAPDISTAQRAGGVDADEMIAQDGPTYSGVKHEQNSSDSVNQSMTADGKEPAWTDNTVVTKETLLPNDSNQLEMIVTEGQLDAISAGKPAIGGWASKDKLPDTVQDARDVTAVKKEWKNDSTEDLHVITMQPKAPITGNSGSAREMYDEELDRTLPGGVTQFEFEDRQEAFQNLEIIDSRPLRPSSDSSSARNLNEQNVNASNHSDSSSVIESQARSQDVEKVVTKETKPDFIVSPNGTTMPTNKDFNLVDSNKQGGDWFQIHNKHTDAKVDGSPHTHYPKQHANSRTREIKSTDGADIDRADQALRDGLMRERLDRKDKGGQL, from the coding sequence TTGGCTATTATTAGCCAATCGTTTACCAACCATACGAACAGTGATCAGGGGCAACTCACCAGTGCTGGCGAGTTGCAACTTGATGTGAGCAGTACGGTTGAGTTGCAAGGCACGGTGGAGTCCGCTGGTGCAGTGTCCATGAACTTGGGTGCTTTGGACTTGCACAGCAATGCCAACATACGCTCGGCTTCCGGCAATAGCAGCATCCAAGTGGCTGGTAATGCCAACATCGAAGGCCAAGTGCTGCTCTCTGGCGCCAGTCAGGTGAGTGCTTCAAACTTAAGCAATACAGGACATATCCAGGCTAGCCAGTTGGGAGTGTCGGTAGCAAATACGCTCAATAACAGCGGTAAGCTGGTGACCGATAGTATTGGTGTTAATGCGGCGACCATTACCAACAGTGGCCAACTGCACGCCAATCAACAAACAACACTGTCGGCCGTTAATATTAACAATACCGGTACTCTGACTAGCGCCCAGCAAATGTCATTAAACGCGGCTGGTGGTACGTTAAGTAACTCAGGTACGGTCAATGCTGTTCAATTAAATGCGTCGGCCAATCGTATTAATACGGGAGCCGGTAGCCTAATAAATGCACAAAGTGCCAATCTGACCGCCAGTCAAATTGAGAACCGTGGCACGCTGAATCAAGCACAAGGCGCCGGCCAGTTCACACTCTCAGCACAATCGATTGCCAACCTTGGTGCGAGCGCACTGATGGACATTACTCGTGGCGTCGTACAAACGGCGGATCTTCGCAATGAAGGGACCCTGGTCAGCGAAGGTGGCAGTGATTCGGGCCAGTTGAACATTCAGGGCTTGGAAACACTGGAGAACAGTGGTCAGCTGTTTGTGCACACTGACCTTAGTGTCGCTGAACAGCTATCGAACAGCGGTAAAATCCAAGTAAACAATCTGTCTGCACAAAGCCTTAGCAGCTTTGAAAACAGCGGTGATGTGCGCGCCAAAGAGGTTTTGCAATTAGGCAGTCAAAGCACCCTAAATAATGAAGGCAACCTGCTGGCGAAAGAATTGGAGTTAATCAGCCAGAGCCAAGTTATGAACAGCGGCCTGATGCGTGCAGACACCAAGTTGGTGATTGACGGCCAGCGTATACAAAATATGGATGGCGGAGAAATATCGACCACGAATGATCAAGCAACACTGGAGTTGACCGCCAATCAAACAGCAATCAATCGTGGCAATATCATCGCTAAAGGTGATATCGATATGAATGTTGCCCACTTTGATAACCGTGGCAATATGACGGCTACGCAAACTGGCACACTTAAGCTCGATAGTCTTGATAATAGCGGCTATATCTATGGTAAAGATATCGTTGTCGGCAGCCAAACTCAGTATATCACTGAAGATGGATTGGCCAACAGCCAGGGAGCTAGTGGGAGTTCCGTCACCGGTTTGGTTGCAAGAAACAGCCTTACCATGTTTGTGCGTGGTTTGTTACAAGCCTCGTATCACTCTAAGTTAATTAATTTAAATAGTGATCAAGACCTTCAAGTTGCCGGGTCTATTATGGCGGACGATGCACTGAATATCGACGCCAAAGGCCTTACCGTCATGGACACAGGTACCATTAGTATCAATGGTGGTCAGCCAGAAAGTGTGTGGAAGCTCGATGGTGATCTGATGAATCAGGGCAGTATCACTTCAACAGCAGACTTAAATATTACTGCCAAGCAGTTCAGTAACGAAGCCAACGTTGCCACCAATGGGTTGCTCAGTGTAAAGGTTGATAACTTAATCAATTCCGATGCAGGCGTATTGTCAGGTGTTGCAGGGGTATCTATTAGCGGTGAAAGTGACTGGGCCCAATCTCTGTTGAACGAAGGAAGTATTATATCTGGAAGTACTTTAGATATTGAGTCTAAAATCATATCGAACAGATCTAAAATATCGGCCAAGGGTGGCTATTGGAACTTTGACGAGTTAAATAATGCAGAAGAAGCTACGATTGTAAATATAGGAAGCCATGTAATTGGTTCATCTGCAAGTCGTGCTGGCTCTATCAGAAACTCTGGCGTTATTTTTTCAATAGATGCTAGTTATTTTATTGAAGACCTTATTAATAGTAACACTGTATACAGTCTCAATGGTTTAGTTGTCGACTCTGCTGGCACTGGTCACGAAGATGGTGGAATTGTCAATAAAGGTGATTCATGGATTGGTACTAGTGGCGGACTAAGTCTGGTTACAACAACGTCGTTGACTAATCTCGGTACAATTAAGGCTGGCGCCGTTGATAGTGTGATCGGTGCATCTGTTATCAATAATGGTGATGGTTCATCACATGTCGGTACTATATCTTCTGATGGTAATCTTACCTTAGATGCAAGCCAGTTCAATAATTATGGCTATCGCGACTCGTCTGCAGTAAAAGCCTATTTTGATAAAGTCATTTCGTACTCTTACGCGAGTTGGACTAAAGGAGATCCTAGCGATTACTACTGGCAGCATAAGGTGGGTTTTGCATACGGAGAGTTCGAGAAAACTAATCATCGAAGTGCTGTTTTTAGTGGTGGAGATCTTATCTTTGAGGGCAGTGTTCTCAATAAAAGTAGTGATATTAGTTCGCAGGCTGATTTGACGGTTGCTGGTTCTGTTAATAATGTTAGTGATGTTTTTTCAGTTAATTATTCTCAGGCGGAATTTCTTCGAGATACAAATAATAATAAGGTCAAAACAAAGAACTACTTTCAATATCTGTCCAAATATCGACACAATGCCCAGCCAGAAGATCAGGACTATGATGTCTTCCTTCATGTGACAGACAACATTTATAGAAATCCGAGTAGTGGAACGAATGATAGTCCGAGCAATTACTTTTTCCGTGGACCCTGGGCAATCGATGAAAGTAATTCTTGGGGTGCAATTAGTGTAACCAATATGGGCTCTGCTACCTTAGAAAACCCATTTACTGTTGCTGTAATTTCAGCAAAAAATGGTAATTTCAACTGGGGTGGTAGTCTCAGCAATAATGGCTACATTGCCAGCAGGAACTTCAGTAGTGCACGTAACGACCATGTTCCAGGGATGGGAGGTGTAGGCAGTGGAGCTGATCAAAAGCTAGGCGAAGATGCAGAGACAGTAGAAGAAGAGTCGATTGACTACGGTGATGCTCCTGAACAAGCTGAGGCTCAGGATGTTGATACTAATGCAGGGCATAGTGGCTCTGATGCAGCGTCTGGCACGACAGATAATGAAGTTGCGGATATAGATCAAATAGGTGTGGATATGCCTGCTGATAGCCCAGATTTTAGCAACGGTGTCTCTGGCCCCAATATTATTGATTTGGGCCGCGTCCCTGAAAGTGCTTTGGTCCTATTAAATGTACCTGGTAGCGGTTTCAGCTATGAGGATCTCAATGCGCTGAGCCTAGGAGGTGATAAAGACCCCGACGAGCTGTCTAGTGATGAGGCTTTACGTGCGATGCTGGCGAGCCTTGGGCAACGCCAGGGTAACAACCAGGGAGTCATTAATGATGGGCAGAAGAATCCTTTTGAATTAAGCACACCAACATTGTACGACTTGCCTGATGAAGTACGCGACATGGTATTGTCTGCTCTCAATTACGACCCGAACCCGTACTCCGCACTGGAAAACTTATCGGATGCTCAACGACCAGAGGTAAGTGCTGAACCTCTGTACAACCCTATCGAAGAAGCTGAATTGATTCGCCAAGCTGCGATGCGTCAGTCCGGTGCAGCGTATTTTTCGAATGAATGGACATCGGCCAAACAACAGCGTGATGCCATGTTCAATAATACAATGGACTACTTGGCAGCTAACAATGATTTGACTCTAGGCGATGCTCTAACAGCAGAGCAAATTGCAAAGTTAGAGGCGCCATTATTGTGGTATACACGAATCAATATTGGTGGGCAGGAAAAACTTGTTCCAACAGCGTATTTGCCTGAAGCAACACTAGCACAAATGACTGTGCCGACTGCAGGCACTATTGATGCTGATACAATGGTTTTGTCAGGTATTGACGAGTTTGCCAATACTGGCGCCATTAATGTATCAGGGCATGCGTCGATAGATGCCAATACTTTTCGAAATGAACGGTTGGTGCAATCTCTGCATGGTGTTGACAGCGAATATACCATTGTTGATGAAGGTGCAGCGATTAATGCTGGTAGTCTGGCGATAACCACCACTGAGGACATCAATAATATCGGTGGCAGCATAAAAACCGATGGCAATTTGATACTGGATGCGGGTGGTGGCATTAATCTCACAGCGATTGAAACGCGCGAATACAACAAGTCTGGTAAAAACATTGACGAGCGCAACGGCTATGTCACCAGTACCATCGAAGTTGGGGGGAATGCTGAGCTTTTAGCAGAAGGCGACATCAACAGCCAAGCTGCGAGCGTATCGGTCGAGGGTGATTTGGACCTGGACGCAGACAATATCAATCTGCTGGGTGTGACAGAGCGCGAGTATACGCAACGCCATACCGAGAAAAGTGGCCGCTTTAGTTCGTCGAAAACCACCGAACAATGGGAGACGCAAACCTTTAAAGGCACCACCTTTGATGTCGGTGGTAATACCCGTATGACCGCAGAAAATGACATCAATATGGTCGGTACCACCATTGAAGGCGACGGCAATATTGGTCTCAAGGCGGGCAATGACGTTCTGATTACCGCCGGCATCAGCCAGGAAAGCTACAGCAAAGAAAAGTCCGGCAAAGGTGTTGTTACCACCAGTGGCCAGCAAAAAGGCCACATCACGCAAACCGCCGTGGGCAGTAACTTGCATGCCGGTGGTAACTTAACCATCGACAGTGATGGCGGCGATGTCAGCATTTTAGGTTCCACCTTGCGTGCGGAAGAAAACCTGCTGCTGGGTGATATGAAAATCCAGCGTGATGAGACCGGCGCGCCCATCCTCGACGAAAATGGCCAGTACATTACCGAAGACGGTGAAAGCATTGCCAACCTCACCATTGGCAGCGTCGAGCTGAAAGACGAAGAGTGGAATGAAAAACAATCCGGCCTCAAAGGTCCGTTGAAAAAACTGGCCCAAGTCGCGGCCTTTACCCTCAGCGCTACCGGTGCTGCGCAGCAGATGCAAGCGCTGGGCATCGATACCGAGATCACCATTGCTCGCAGCGAGTCAGAGCGCACCGAAACCACCCACCACGCCGGCTCGAAAACCACCGCAGGTGGTAACCTAGTGGCCAGGCTGGATGATCATCTGCAAGTTAACGGCAGTGAAATTGGCGCCGATGGCAGTGGCCTGTTGCACAGTAAGAGTGCCACGTACGACACCACGGTGGACACCAAGACCACCACCGAACAACGCAGCGAGGAATCCGTCAGTGCCGACAGAATGGCGTTGACCAAGGACGAAGCAACGATCGCCTCGGCGACCCATACCGACCATACGGAAACCAAGACCACGGTAGAGCAGACAGCCAACGTTACCAAGCTGAATTTTGGTGGTGGCCTCTCCTCCAATACGGTTGAAGACACTGAGTTTAACGGCGTGTTGGCGGATATCGGAGGCGATGCCAGCATCACGGGTGGCAACGTTCGCTTTGGCTCAGCCAGCACCACCAACAGCACGGTCAGCGAAGAAGAAACCGTCGAGACCAGCTACTCCGTGGGCGTGCGCAACGCCTATGTCGACACTGCCTATGCCGCCGAAGCCGTGGCCGACGCCACCAGCGCCGTCGGTGATGCCAAAGATGCACTGGACGATGCCAAACGCCGCGTTAAGGACGGTACCCTGGCCCAAAGCGCGTTGGATGACTACCGTGCCAACCTGGCCGCCGCTCAGGCTCAGCTGGCCAATGCCACCATCGCATTGGGCGCTGCCGGTGCCACCGCGGCGGGCTCTACTGCCACAGGCGGTTTTTACGCCAGCGCCGGTGTGAACCGCAGCGAGACCAGCAAACAAAGCAGCGAATCGCACACCACCCAGCACGGCAGTGAGTTCAAGATCGGCGGCAACGCCATCATTACTGCCCGCGATGGCGGTGCCATTGATCTTATTGGCTCCAGCCTAGACGTCGGCGAACACCTGTCGCTCGATGCCGATGACGTGAACATCCTCGCCTCGGCGAACGAAAGCCGCAGCGATTCTTCCGAGCAAAGCCGCAGTGCGGGCTTTAGCGTGAGCACCAGTGGTGCTGAGGGCGCCAGCGCAGCGCAACAAATGGCGGCTGCTAGTGGCAGCGCCAACGTCAATATGCAGAACAGCGACAGCGACAGCTCCAGCAAAACCTACAACAACAGCAGCATTAAAGCCGGCAGCTTCAGCAGCACCAGCAAAAACTTGCACTTGGCCGGCGCCAACGTCGAAATCACCGGCGATATCGACATCATCACCGACAACCTCGTCGTTGAAAGTCTGCAAAACGAGTCGCGCAGCAGTCACAGCAGTGAAGGCGGTGGTTTCAGTGCCTCCAGCGGCGGCGGTGGTACCGTTAGCTACAACAACACTGATGGCAGCAGTGAGCGCGCTTGGACCGACAACCAGACGACCCTCATCGGCGGTGGCAACGTCAATATCAACGCCAAAAACACCGAAGTCCACGGTGCCGTGGTGGCCAATGCCGTACGCAATGAAGACGGCAGTCTCACCGACTTGGGCAATCTGAACCTGATCACCGACGAGCTGACCGTCACCGACCTACAAGATACCGACGTGAGCGAAAGCAGTGGCGTGAACCTATCGGTATCTGTGTCCAGTGGAAAAGACGAAAAAGGCGAGCACCAACTTAGCAGCAACAGCACCACCGTCGGCCTGACCAACCAAGGCCACCGCAAAGAGCAAACCACCGCAGGCACCTTGGGCGGCGGCACTATTACTCGCCGCGATGGCAGTGAGCACGAGTTAGGCGATACCAATCGCGACCTGGATCAGCGCCAAGTCGTGACGTTGGATCAGCAAACCGGCGGCTTAAACGCCACGGTCACGGTGGACCACCGACTGCTGTCGGAGGAGGGTCGCAATGAAATCAAGAAAACCTTCGTTGATACGAGCCAGCACGTACAGGAAATCGCTCAAGCAGCGGATGATTTGACGAGCACCGATATTGATACGCTCGCGGCTTTGAACAAGGTCGATGAGTACGCCACCAACCGTAAGGTGATCGCTGAAAAAGCCGCCGACGAAGCAGAGCAGAATAAGCTGCGTGGTGACGAAGGCGCTGAAGGCAGTCAAGAAGGCTTGCAGGAGCTGAGTAATGCTCTGACAGATGCGCATGGCTTGGAGCAAGGAGCAGAAGTCGCTCTGTACGACGGTTCACAAGTCAACGATGACACCGTCGCCATCGATAAAACCGCTGTTAATAAGTCTGAAGTAGCGGGTGCCTACCACGAGCGTGACCAAGGCATTTACGTCAACGTCGACAAGACCGACATGACCGACAGCACTGCGACGGTCACGACCTTGGTGCACGAACAGACCCGTCACCAGATGGCCGAAAACGGCGACACTGGCCGCCTGTCTCGTGATGACCAAACCACGTTGGCACATGCGGCGGGTGAGCGTGCCGGTGATGCCTGGGAAGCCTACAGCGATCTGGCCGGCGTAAGTACCAAGGGTGGCAGCACGGCGGCCCAATGGCGCGAGACTCAGCGCCACAGCGCTGCGGTGCAGCAAGGCACTCAGAACATGGCGGCCATCAACAACAACGAGCTTAAGGCCCGTCAGCTCAATGCCAATGAAGCCAGCATGATGGATCAGGCTCGTGCCGCCATCGATAACAGCGGCCTCAGTGATGCCGAAAAAGCCGCTCAGAAGAGCCGCCTAGATGACTTGGCGTGTGCCGAGGTGCAGTGTGCAGCGGGTGTGAACTCAAATGATCCGCGGTATGGCGAGCTTGTAGCAAAGCAAGAGCGCGGTGAAGCAATAAAGCAAAACGACAACACCGACATCATCGACATGATGGGGGATCTAGGGGTTGAAACGGTTGCTCAAGAAGAAACGACCATCAAAAACAGCTTCTTGGGTACTGATCGTGTAGTCACCAGCGAAGAACAACAGTTTGAGTATGGTCTGGCAGACAAAGCCGACGATGCACTGGGTGCGCAGGAACACATCACCGCCAAAGTCGACGGCCTCGTGCAAGTAGCAGGTGGTGTAGCAGGTACTGCCAGTGGTGCGGCTATGACTGTCGGTGGAATAGCCACGTGTGCCCCATCCGCTGGGGTCGGGTGTGGCATTGCAACGGCCGGTGTTGGAGTGATTGCACTCAGTGGAAATGAGGTTACAGAGGGAGTTAATAAACTACGCGCAGACCACCAGTTTGGAAATGGGCAACGCGTTTTGGACTCGTTCAGTTCAGAGACGCACCAGGGTGAACATAGCCCAATAGAAGACCTTGCAGTGAGCGCAGGCACGTCTGCAGCATTGGTTTTGACGAGCAAAGTCGGTGGTCGTTACGTCGATGATGTTGTCGATGCGGTGAGTGATAAGGCCCCGGATATCAGTACTGCCCAGCGAGCGGGTGGTGTTGATGCGGATGAAATGATTGCGCAGGATGGGCCGACGTACAGCGGTGTCAAGCATGAGCAAAATTCGTCAGATAGCGTCAATCAGTCAATGACTGCTGATGGAAAGGAGCCAGCTTGGACGGATAATACCGTTGTCACGAAAGAGACTTTGTTGCCAAACGATAGCAATCAATTGGAAATGATTGTCACAGAAGGGCAGCTAGATGCGATTTCAGCGGGTAAGCCTGCAATTGGTGGTTGGGCAAGCAAAGATAAGTTGCCGGATACTGTCCAGGATGCAAGGGATGTTACAGCGGTTAAAAAAGAATGGAAAAATGACAGCACCGAGGATCTGCATGTCATTACAATGCAGCCTAAAGCGCCAATCACTGGCAATTCGGGCAGCGCAAGGGAAATGTATGATGAAGAACTAGACCGTACGCTCCCGGGCGGTGTAACTCAGTTCGAGTTTGAAGATAGGCAAGAGGCTTTCCAGAATCTAGAAATTATTGATAGCCGACCGCTGAGGCCTTCAAGTGATAGCTCGTCTGCTCGTAATTTGAATGAGCAGAATGTCAATGCTAGCAATCATTCAGATTCCAGCAGTGTAATAGAAAGTCAAGCCCGTAGTCAGGACGTTGAAAAAGTAGTTACAAAGGAAACAAAGCCAGATTTCATTGTGTCACCTAATGGTACGACGATGCCCACAAACAAGGATTTCAACTTGGTAGACTCTAATAAACAAGGTGGTGATTGGTTTCAGATTCATAATAAGCATACTGACGCTAAGGTGGATGGCTCTCCGCATACTCATTATCCTAAGCAGCACGCTAACAGTCGTACGCGAGAAATAAAAAGCACCGATGGTGCAGACATTGATCGAGCAGATCAAGCACTAAGAGATGGTTTGATGAGAGAGCGATTGGACAGAAAAGATAAAGGTGGACAGCTTTGA
- a CDS encoding transposase, with protein MKRSTSELTDQQWAHIEPCLPSLPRGKGGPKPISNRACFEGILWVLRSGARWRDLPERYPSPSTCWRRLQYWEEQGAWVKAWRKLLRVLDQQSRLNWEESFSDGSFAPAKKGASVLEKPSVVRGRSG; from the coding sequence ATGAAACGTTCAACCTCAGAACTGACCGACCAACAGTGGGCACACATTGAGCCTTGTTTACCCAGCCTGCCTCGTGGCAAAGGGGGTCCCAAACCTATCAGCAATCGAGCCTGTTTCGAGGGCATTTTATGGGTCTTACGTTCAGGTGCGCGCTGGCGTGATCTACCCGAGCGCTATCCTTCACCGAGTACCTGCTGGCGCCGCCTTCAGTACTGGGAAGAGCAAGGTGCATGGGTCAAAGCCTGGCGTAAGCTTCTTCGCGTTCTGGATCAACAGTCGCGGTTAAATTGGGAAGAATCGTTTTCTGATGGTAGTTTTGCACCCGCAAAAAAAGGGGCCTCGGTGTTGGAAAAACCAAGCGTGGTAAGGGGTCGAAGTGGATGA